The segment CACCTGGAGAAGTCGATGGATTTGTTTTTATAGTCGATACACCCCGCCTTGCAGACCTTCGCGCACTTCCCGCATTTAACGCAGGTCTCCGGGTCGATTGTGATACGGAGTAACGACGCGCGCGAGATCAGCCCGAGAAGCGCGCCGACCGGGCAGACCGTGTTGCAGTAGAGGCGGCCGCGTGTCCATGACAGGATGGTCGTGCCGATCAGGAAGAATGCCGCTATCAGCGCGGTCGCGAGGCTGATGACAGGGAGCGCCTCGTGGGAGAATGTGTATACCCCGAGCGCGTTCAGCCCGTCGTTGACAAGGTTCCACAGGAGCGACAGCCCCGGCTTGATCAGGTCGGCGGCGATTCGCCCGGCGATACTGAACGGGTCGAAGAGTCCGGTGAGGAGCGATACCCCGAAGACGATGCCGCTGACCGTTATCGCGAGGAGCGCGTATGCGATCCACTGGAACGGGGGGAGCATGCCGAAGTGCTTATATTTTTTACGTTTGCGGGAAATCCGGTAAACTATATCCTGCGTAGTCCCGAGCGGACATAGGAACGAACAGTAAACCCGCCCGAACACGAAAGTAAGCGCGATTAAAAGGACGGCTCCGATAACGGATGGCCAGAACGCGACGGTGAGGGATTTGGATATCGCCGGGATGAGCTGGAACGAGGTCAGAACATTCCCCGCGCCTGGCGGAATCAGGCTCGACCCGAGGAAAAATATGCCCAGCGCGATAAAAAAGACTACCGATACGGCGGCGCGTATTTTCTTTAGAGGGCTCACAGCGATATACGCTCGATATTCAGTTTGTCGAGCTCCATGACGCCGAGATTATCCCGCGCGGCGTATTCGATATACTTGATGTACTGGGTTTTCATTTCGAGGATAGCCGCCGCAGCGACGTCGATCGCGACAATATCCGGCGAGAGAAGCTGCATCTTCTTGACCGATACATCGGCGGGGTTCTGCGACTGCGGCCCGTGCCCGGTAAGCACCCGGTACGCGTCGAGGACGTTCAGCGCCGGCTTACGGAATTTCGCTATATCCGCGATGCATTGATGCAGGTCGTTATTATGGAAG is part of the Brevinematales bacterium genome and harbors:
- a CDS encoding 4Fe-4S binding protein; amino-acid sequence: MSPLKKIRAAVSVVFFIALGIFFLGSSLIPPGAGNVLTSFQLIPAISKSLTVAFWPSVIGAVLLIALTFVFGRVYCSFLCPLGTTQDIVYRISRKRKKYKHFGMLPPFQWIAYALLAITVSGIVFGVSLLTGLFDPFSIAGRIAADLIKPGLSLLWNLVNDGLNALGVYTFSHEALPVISLATALIAAFFLIGTTILSWTRGRLYCNTVCPVGALLGLISRASLLRITIDPETCVKCGKCAKVCKAGCIDYKNKSIDFSRCVACMNCIPECPEKSIAYRPARKPTVKEFSPERRELIKDSLKYGIGLGVSLVLPASLFGKEIFPSNKPVTPPGSESVDRFMSWCTGCHICVSHCPTRVLKPSFLEYGLTGMLIPRMDYPNAFCEYNCKTCTEVCPTGALKPVSLAAKQTIQIGRVSLEKGRCVVYQKELACGACAEICPTHAVYLVDYKPGLNGPETDNSICVGCGACQSACPVKPIQAIFVEGLDQHLTAKKPKVSQEGPKSAESEEFPF